The Actinocorallia herbida DNA window CATCCAGGAGAGCGCGGGCCGCGGACCGAGATCGGGGTAGACGCCGGGCTCCGCACAGTCCCATCGGGAGAGCTGCTGTGAACTTCGGGGGGAGGTCACCCTTCAAGGCGACCACGCCGCACCGCTCTGGATCAAGAGCCCGCAGTGATCTTTCGTGACGGATATGCCGGTCAGCAACCTTCCACCCTCACGAAACACCCCAAGTCAGGCACCGTGCGGGGTCAGAAACCCTGGCCGGGAACCCGTGGGTCGTCGGCGGAGACGATCTCCCGGCCCAGCGGGGTGAGGGAGACGGGGATCAGCTTGAAGTTCGCGATGCCCAACGGGATGCCGATGATCGTGATGCAGAGGGCGATACCGGTCATGAGGTGCCCGATCGCCAGCCAGATTCCGGCCACGATGATCCAGATGACGTTGCCGATCGCGGACCCGACCCCGGCCGACTCCTTCTGGGTGATCTTCTTGCCGAAAGGCCAGAGTGCGAAGACGCCGATGCGCCAAGCGGCGACCCCGAACGGGATCGTGATGATCAGGATGAAGCAGATGAGCCCGGCCACGAAGTAGCCGAGCGCCATCCAGAACCCACACAGGACGAGCCAGATGATGTTCAGCAGAGTTCGCATGCTTCGACCCTAACTCGCGGTCGTCCGCCCCCACCTCCCTCACACGAGGGAGCCGACCCCTAGGGGGTCCGGGACCTCGGGGGCGAGCCGTCGGATCGCCCCCGAGGGGTCAGGAGGCGGGGGCGGCGGCGTCTGCGGCGTCCCGGTCGAAGGTGTTGCGGATCCAGAGCAGGGAGAGGACGGCGAGGAACATCGCGGGGACCAGGACGAGCATGGCCAGGGCCAGCGGTTCGCCGGAGTAGCCGGTGGCGGCGATCCGGTCGGACGTGAAGCCGATGAGCAGGGGCCCCAGGGCGCCGCCCAGGGTCACCAGGAAGGTCAGGAGGGCGAAGCCCATGCCTCGGCGGGCCGAAGGGACCACGTCGGCGGAGGCCGCGGTGAGATTGGGGATGGCGGCGGCGAAGCCGGCGCAGGCGACGGCGACGAGGGTGATGCGGAGCCCCAGGCCGGGGAGCAGTACCGCGCCGGTGAGGGACACCGCACCGATGAAGAGGAAGCCCGTGGCGACCCTGATGCGCCAGCCGGGGCGCAGGCCGTGGTGGCGGTCGCCCATGCGACTGCCGATCAGGATGCCGACGACGATTCCGGTGCCGCCCACTCCCCCGGCCAGGCCGGAGGCCGCGTCGTAAGCCAGGTCCTCGGTGCGCTCCAGGAAGGTCGGGAGCCAGTAGAAGAGCCCCGCCACGGCCAGGGACAGGAGGGCCTGACCGAGGATGATGCCCTTGAGGGTGCGGACACGGAGCAGGGAG harbors:
- a CDS encoding YccF domain-containing protein: MRTLLNIIWLVLCGFWMALGYFVAGLICFILIITIPFGVAAWRIGVFALWPFGKKITQKESAGVGSAIGNVIWIIVAGIWLAIGHLMTGIALCITIIGIPLGIANFKLIPVSLTPLGREIVSADDPRVPGQGF